A genomic region of Paralichthys olivaceus isolate ysfri-2021 chromosome 18, ASM2471397v2, whole genome shotgun sequence contains the following coding sequences:
- the LOC109626329 gene encoding nipped-B-like protein B isoform X1: MNGDMPHVPITTLAGIASLTDLLNQLPLPSPLPATTAKSLLYNGRISEEVSNLLVCRDENLVTQLAHSLNQVSTEHIELKDNLGNDEPEGDMPILLQTLLSRNPKVFGDKSVMQQPMMQQYKIAQNQMHGSPGSNYQQATVPQSPSGCFTSPQSGSATRFVPQQSSPIPSPYTPQSPADYMQYNPPSYSQHHQTQQVTGGVRNSHDNKVSGLSTSSSNHNARLVTDEEYMNMAHRLGNEDNDPSVRAAAYRVKSPQSVCSSAGSEEMAKTGSRPDLLLTSANRKKKQRERSKEENEQMDKNTLYDIVGSPSKDSAKLTLKLSRVKIPDIDQSREFPPRAHMDSDHETDLMNNNQLSRDAQDFSHKFGAEEQVNCQPPPVRPNNKEIAVVSRGVYDDAEMDAIAEIERIESETANERERWSKEVQDKDKPLKKRKQDSYPQESGAEVGDGPALQGGNPGSKVTPKKTNPASNCASRPALMVSIDLQQAGRVIGQPVVVLEANAFCDDHVKHLNSKADGNVDKVVENKPGISKKHSDNPKERIQKKSGSDGQPEKQEASLIAKQKQEHQRESKHRHDGKTESGNGRPDERRTDTPRQKHDRHSDSRNKEEKNHNSHRSNVSQAETPKTISRTERNSKNGEDKARDKEKDKDRDRDGNRDREREKDREKDRAKHRERDKDRDKCKDRNSDRDRDREKDRERKHKPQSTENCNRHSESQRVKQDGSRKSTDFNGRQKTDTATLQTPQNKKEERGGDGSVRCQTGIKQQSLETKPSEFPSFLLGGKTGSLKNFVIPKLKRDGKDKESLPVNNLKEVWNEPLIRLERMSLVENLNKGAKPVVVVQKLSVDDVKKIIKESRNAHSSKSKKWSSFDKSGKEKSFCEKTNKRRHSVISKKLKYAELDSNDDEDNDDNEGNESDNKSARKRHKKDHDKTWRQEEKKGSGEQRQSGGLQNVRRGSGNRPRDLSPAESDEGSPPPSLSDVAKKLKKKEKHKNKKAYDPKMTLEDIMDSSTFKRFAASVDNILENLDEVDLTAEDDDEIPQELLIGKQQLTQLGNDSAKIKAMGIFNKFSTSKLVKILNVLEKNIQDSAKLSTLLSHDNDSMDEERLWRDLIMERVTKSADACLTALNIMTSPHMPKAVYIEDVIERVLQYTKFHLQSSLYPQYDPAYRVDPHGGGAHTSKSKRAKSSSHKQKVVVVLYNKVCDIVSSISELLEIQLLTDTTILQVSTLGITPFFVENVRELQLCAITLVTAVFSRYEKHRQLILEEVFTSLARLPTNKRSLRNFRLNSGDSDGEPMYIQMVTALVLQLIQCVVHLPSVRETEDEPTKKVDKEVFITNSFETAMRTAQNFLSVFLKKCGSKQGEEDYRPLFENFVHDLLSTNNKPEWPAAELLLSLLGRLLVHQFSNKQTEMALRVASLDYLGTVASRLRKDALTSNMDQKAIDRILREMPGTDEIQQLQKDLLDYLDENSDTDSSLVFARKFYIAQWFRDATSEAEKAMKSQNEDDNWKGHCHSKDVDSTEEIMQKAEARKKFLRKIMKTSQSHSSALRMNGIDYDDSCVIVRYLASMRPFAQSFDIYLSQILRVLGESAIAVRTKAMKCLSEVVAVDPSILGRLDMQRGVHCRLMDNSTSVREAAVELLGRFVLSRPQLIEQYYDMLIERILDTGISVRKRVIKILRDICLEQPDFHKITEMCVKMIRRVNDEEGIKKLVNETFQKLWFTPTPSHDKEAITRKILNITDVVLACKDSGYDWFEQLLQNLLKSEKDASYKPARKACVQLVDNLVEHILKYEESIADCEDKGLNSGRLVACITTLYLFSKIKAQLLVKHAMTMQPYLTTKCNTQNDFMLICNVAKILELVVPLMEQPSETFLNTIEEDLMKLIIKYGMTVVQHCVSCLGAIVNKVTHNYKFVWACFNRYYGALAKLKTQHQEDPSSPTLVANKPTLLRSLFTVGALCRHFDFDQEDFKGANKIIIKDKVLELLLYFTTHEEEEVQIKAIIGLGFQFIMHPELMFVQDVKILYNSILSDESTLVSRKIQVLKNLQTYLQEEDSRMQEADREWKKQAKQEDLKEMGDISSGMSSSIMQIYLKQVLESFFHTQSTVRHFALSVITLTLNQGLVHPVQCVPYLIAMGTDPEPTMKNKADQQLVEIDKKYSGFIHMKAVAGLKMSYQVQQAINGPKNTVIRGFRHDDSDSALCSHLYTLVRGNRQHRRAFLISLLNLFDDSSKTEANMLLFITDNLACFPYQTQEEPLFIMHHIDITLSVSGSNLLQSFKESLRKEPIQREKKIKMKKKKKKKKKKQHRRKKNSSDEDEDEEQSSSSSSSSSSSSSDEEEEVVQRHKKSVGSDSDMEDEDAVMDRLPENPTPLLDFANASQGILLLLVLKQHLKNLYGFSDSKIQKYSPTESAKVYDKAVHRKSKVHFNPRQTLEYLKSDLANDLSHDTKRNIVKQYLDFKVLMEHLDRDEEEEGEASANARNKAITSLLKGPKLQNHNHNNHTAPVETDDEESDDEDQPARKPRKGKDCVEDSGHMNETVEAMDVIAICRPKYKDRPQIARVIQKTKAGYSIHWMTGTYSGPWAVAKKRDGRKKVPWVDTIKESDIIYKKISLTSGHKLSNKVAQTLRALYAAKEGN; the protein is encoded by the exons ATGAATGGTGATATGCCTCATGTCCCCATCACTACTCTCGCTGGAATTGCTAGCCTGACAGACT TGTTGAACCAGCTGCCCTtgccttctcctctccctgccaCTACTGCTAAGAGTCTGCTCTACAATGGAAGGATCTCTGAAGAGGTCAGCAACCTCCTGGTGTGTCGGGACGAAAATCTGGTGACTCAGCTGGCACATAGCCTTAACCAGGTCTCCACTGAACACAT AGAGTTGAAAGACAACTTGGGGAATGATGAACCTGAGGGGGACATGCCAATACTTCTACAAACATTGCTTTCCAGGAACCCCAAAGTCTTTGGGGACAAAA GTGTAATGCAGCAGCCGATGATGCAACAGTATAAGATTGCCCAGAATCAAATGCATGGGAGCCCAGGATCGAATTATCAGCAGGCCACTGTTCCTCAAAGCCCCTCTGG ATGTTTTACATCCCCACAGTCTGGGTCAGCTACCCGGTTCGTACCCCAGCAGAGCAGCCCCATACCCAGTCCCTATACTCCCCAGAGTCCTGCAGACTACATGCAGTACAATCCACCAAGTTATTCCCAGCACCATCAGACTCAGCAAG TAACTGGTGGTGTAAGAAATAGCCATGACAACAAGGTCTCTGGTCTCTCAACTAGTTCTTCTAATCACAATGCAAGACTAGTCACCGATGAAGAATACATGAACATGGCTCACAGACTGGGAAATGAG GACAATGACCCCTCTGTGAGGGCTGCTGCATATCGAGTTAAATCCCCACAGTCTGTGTGCTCCTCTGCTGGAAGTGAAGAGATGGCAAAAA cAGGATCCAGGCCTGACCTGCTCCTCACCTCTGCCAACCGcaaaaagaagcagagagaaagaagtaaAGAGGAAAATGAGCAGATGGATAAAAATACCTTGTACGACATTGTTGGTTCCCCATCAAAAGATTCTGCGAAGCTGACGTTAAAGCTGTCCCGAGTGAAGATTCCAGATATTGATCAATCCAGAGAATTTCCTCCGCGGGCACATATGGACTCAGACCATGAAACTGATTTGATGAATAATAATCAGTTGTCAAGGGATGCTCAGGACTTTTCACACAAGTTTGGTGCTGAGGAGCAGGTGAACTGTCAACCGCCCCCTGTTCGACCAAATAACAAGGAGATTGCAGTGGTCAGTAGGGGCGTGTATGATGATGCGGAGATGGATGCAATTGCAGAAATCGAGAGAATAGAAAGCGAGACAGCCAATGAGAGAGAACGATGGTCTAAAGAAGTCCAGGATAAAG ACAAGCCACTGAAGAAACGGAAGCAAGACTCATATCCTCAGGAATCTGGAGCCGAAGTAGGTGATGGACCTGCTTTACAAGGGGGCAACCCTGGCAGCAAGGTGACACCCAAGAAGACAAATCCTGCAAGTAACTGTGCCAGTCGACCGGCTTTGATGGTCAGTATTGACCTGCAGCAAGCCGGCAGAGTGATAGGACAACCTGTCGTGGTTTTGGAAGCAAATGCGTTTTGTGATGACCATGTGAAGCACCTAAATTCaaaggctgatgggaatgtagATAAAGTTGTTGAAAACAAACCTGGGATCAGCAAAAAGCATTCTGACAATCCCAAAGAAAGAATTCAAAAAAAGTCAGGCTCAGATGGGCAACCAGAGAAGCAGGAAGCATCTCTGATTGCTAAACAGAAGCAGGAACACCAGCGGGAatccaaacacagacatgatggCAAGACGGAGAGTGGTAACGGACGCCCTGATGAAAGACGGACAGACACACCACGGCAAAAACATGACCGGCATTCAGACTCACGcaacaaagaggaaaagaacCACAACAGTCACAGATCCAATGTCAGCCAAGCTGAGACTCCAAAAACCATTAGTAGGACGGAGCGTAACTCCAAAAATGGAGAGGACAAAGCCAGGGATAAAGAAAAAGAtaaggacagagacagagatggaaatagagacagagaaagagaaaaagatagaGAGAAGGACAGGGCCAAACACAGAGAAAGGGATAAAGATAGAGATAAATGCAAAGATAGAAATAGCGATAGAGatagggacagagagaaagacagggaaaGGAAACACAAGCCACAGTCAACAGAAAACTGCAACAGACACTCCGAGAGCCAGAGAGTGAAGCAAGACGGGAGCAGAAAATCCACTGACTTTAATGGTCGTCAGAAGACAGACACTGCCACCCTTCAGACcccccaaaataaaaaagaagaaagaggtggGGATGGCAGTGTCAGATGCCAAACTGGAATCAAACAGCAGTCGTTGGAGACAAAACCGAGCGAGTTCCCCTCATTCCTGCTCGGTGGCAAGACGGGGAGTCTGAAGAACTTTGTGATTCCAAAATTGAAACGAGACGGGAAAGACAAAGAGTCACTACCTGTAAACAATTTGAAAGAGGTCTGGAACGAACCCCTGATCCGACTGGAGAGAATGTCTTTGGTAGAGAATTTAAACAAAGGAGCTAAGCCTGTTGTTGTCGTTCAGAAGCTCAGTGTTGATGATGTGAAAAAGATCATAAAGGAAAGCAGGAACGCACACAGCTCCAAATCCAAGAAGTGGTCCTCCTTCGATAAATCAGGGAAAG AGAAGTCATTTTGTGAGAAGACAAACAAGCGAAGGCACAGTGTCATCAGCAAGAAATTGAAGTACGCAGAGCTGGACTccaatgatgatgaagacaatgATGATAATGAAGGCAATGAATCTGATAATAAGT CTGCAAGAAAACGTCACAAGAAAGACCATGACAAGACCTGGAggcaggaagagaagaaaggcTCCGGAGAGCAGCGTCAAAGTGGAGGTCTTCAAAATGTTCGCCGGGGGTCCGGTAACCGTCCTCGTGATTTGAGCCCGGCTGAATCGGATGAAGGCTCTCCACCACCAAGCCTAAGTGATG tTGCCaaaaaattgaagaaaaaagagaaacataaaaacaagaagGCATACGATCCCAAGATGACGCTGGAGG ATATTATGGACTCGTCCACATTTAAGAGATTCGCAGCCAGTGTGGATAACATCCTTGAGAACCTTGATGAGGTGGATCTTACAGCTGAAG atgatgatgaaatacCTCAGGAGCTCTTGATTGGAAAGCAACAGTTGACCCAGCTAGGAAACGATTCTGCTAAGATTAAGGCGATGGGTATCTTCAACAAG TTCTCTACAAGTAAACTGGTGAAAATACTAAATGTCTTGGAGAAGAACATTCAGGACAGCGCCAAACTTTCCACATTATTGAGTCAT GATAATGATTCCATGGACGAAGAGCGGTTGTGGCGCGACCTCATCATGGAGCGGGTGACCAAGTCTGCCGATGCGTGTCTGACTGCACTCAACATCATGACATCTCCACACATGCCCAAGGCTGTGTACATCGAGGATGTGATCGAGAGGGTGTTGCAGTACACCAAGTTCCATCTGCAGAGCTCTCTGTACCCTCAGTATGACCCGGCCTACAGGGTGGATCCCCATGGAG GTGGTGCGCACACTTCAAAGTCCAAGCGAGCAAAGAGCTCCAGCCACAAAcagaaggtggtggtggtgctctACAACAAAGTGTGTGATATCGTCAGCAGCATCTCGGAGCTCCTGGAAATTCAGCTGCTAACTGACACCACAATTCTCCAG GTGTCCACTCTGGGTATTACTCCGTTTTTTGTGGAGAACGTCAGGGAGCTGCAGTTATGCGCCATCACACTGGTGACAGCA GTCTTCTCTCGTTACGAGAAGCACAGGCAGCTCATTCTTGAAGAGGTCTTCACCTCGCTTGCCAGACTGCCTACTAATAAACGCAGCCTCAGGAACTTCAG GCTGAACAGCGGTGATTCGGATGGAGAGCCCATGTACATCCAGATGGTCACAGCTCTGGTTCTTCAGCTCATCCAGTGTGTGGTTCACCTTCCCTctgtgagagaaacagaagatgAACCTACCAAGAAG GTGGATAAAGAAGTCTTTATCACAAACTCTTTTGAAACTGCCATGAGGACAGCTCAGAACTTCCTTTCAGTGTTCCTCAAGAA GTGTGGCAGTaagcagggagaggaggactACAGGCCTCTGTTTGAGAACTTTGTTCACGACCTCCTGTCCACAAACAACAAGCCCGAGTGGCCTGCAGCCGAACTGCTGCTCAGTTTACTGGGCCGACTGTTG GTGCATCAGTTCAGTAACAAGCAGACAGAAATGGCTCTCAGGGTGGCGTCTCTGGACTACCTCGGCACTGTGGCTTCCCGACTGCGTAAAGATGCTCTAACCAGCAACATGGACCAAAAGGCTATTGACCGCATCCTCAGAGAG ATGCCAGGCACTGATGAGATCCAGCAACTTCAGAAGGACTTATTAGATTACCTAGATGAGAACAGTGACACAGATTCATCTCTAGTG TTTGCCAGGAAATTTTATATTGCCCAGTGGTTCAGGGATGCAACAAGTGAGGCAGAGAAAGCAATGAAGTCTCAAAATGAGGACGACAACTGGAAAGGTCACTGTCATTCCAAGGATGTCGACTCGACTGAGGAGATAATGCAGAAAGCCGAGGCACGAAAGAAATTCTTACGCAAGATCATGAAGACTTCACAATCACATTCCAGTGCTCTGAG GATGAACGGAATAGACTACGATGATTCATGTGTAATTGTCAGATATCTGGCCTCTATGAGGCCATTTGCCCAgagttttgatatttatttatcacag ATTCTGAGAGTTTTGGGTGAGAGTGCTATTGCAGTCAGAACTAAAGCCATGAAGTGTCTGTCTGAAGTAGTGGCTGTAGATCCAAGTATTCTGGGACGG ttggATATGCAGCGTGGGGTTCATTGTCGCCTCATGGACAACTCCACCAGTGTGAGAGAGGCAGCTGTGGAGCTCCTGGGTCGTTTTGTGCTAAGTCGACCTCAGCTCATTGAGCAGTACTACGATATGCTCATTGAAAGGATATTG GACACAGGTATCAGTGTAAGGAAAAGGGTCATTAAGATCCTGAGGGATATTTGCCTGGAGCAACCAGACTTCCACAAGATCACGGAGATGTGTGTGAAGATGATCCGAAGAGTCAATGATGAGGAGGGGATCAAG AAATTGGTGAATGAGACTTTCCAGAAACTCTGGTTCACACCCACACCAAGCCACGACAAAGAGGCCATTACCAGAAAGATCTTGAACATCACAGATGTG GTGTTGGCATGTAAAGATTCAGGCTATGATTGGTTTGAGCAACTTCTCCAGAAC CTGCTGAAGTCAGAAAAGGACGCTTCGTACAAACCTGCCAGGAAGGCCTGTGTTCAGCTGGTGGACAATCTTGTGGAACACATACTGAAATATGAGGAGTCTATTGCAG actgTGAGGACAAAGGGCTCAACTCAGGTCGTCTCGTAGCATGCATCACCACTCTCTACCTGTTCAGCAAAATCAAAGCACAGTTACTGGTCAAACATGCCATGACTATGCAGCCCTACCTGACCACAAAGTGCAAT ACTCAGAACGATTTCATGCTGATCTGCAACGTGGCCAAGATCCTGGAGCTGGTCGTGCCACTGATGGAGCAACCGAGTGAGACTTTCCTCAATACCATAGAAGAAGATCTGATGAAGCTCATCATCAAATATGGCATGACG GTTGTACAACACTGTGTGAGCTGTCTTGGTGCGATTGTGAACAAGGTCACACACAACTACAAGTTTGTTTGGGCTTGTTTCAATCGTTACTACG GAGCTCTGGCAAAACTGAAGACCCAGCACCAGGAGGACCCCAGCAGCCCCACTCTGGTTGCTAACAAACCCACTCTCCTGCGGTCTCTGTTCACTGTGGGGGCTCTCTGCAGACACTTTGATTTTGACCAGGAGGATTTCAAGGGTGCCAACAAG ATTATCATCAAGGACAAAGTGTTGGAGCTTCTGCTCTACTTCACCAcacatgaagaggaggaagtccAGATCAAGGCCATCATAGGTCTAG GCTTCCAGTTCATCATGCACCCAGAGCTCATGTTTGTGCAGGATGTGAAGATTCTGTACAACAGTATCCTCTCAGATGAGAGCACTCTGGTCAGTCGGAAGATACAGGTGTTAAAAAACCTGCAGACttacctgcaggaggaggactCCCGCATGCAGGAGGCGGATCGTGAAT GGAAGAAACAAGCCAAGCAGGAGGATCTGAAGGAAATGGGGGATATCTCATCGGGCATGAGCAGCTCCATAATGCAGATTTACCTGAAGCAGGTGCTGGAGTCCTTCTTCCACACACAGTCCACCGTTCGACACTTTGCCCTGAGCGTCATTACACTGACTCTAAACCAGGGCCTCGTCCATCCTGTGCAG tgtgtgCCCTACTTGATTGCCATGGGAACAGACCCAGAGCCAACCATGAAGAACAAGGCCGATCAACAGCTGGTGGAGATTGACAAGAAATATTCAGGGTTCATCCAT ATGAAGGCCGTCGCAGGATTGAAGATGTCGTACCAAGTGCAACAGGCCATAAATGGACCAAAGAACACAGTGATCCGAGGTTTTCGTCACGATGACTCAGACTCCGCCCTCTGCTCACACCTCTACACCTTGGTCCGTGGGAACAGGCAACATAGAAGGGCTTTCCTCATTTCCCTGCTCAACCTGTTTGATGACAGCTCT AAAACAGAGGCGAACATGCTGCTTTTCATAACAGACAACTTGGCCTGCTTCCCCTACCAGACTCAGGAGGAGCCTCTTTTCATCATGCACCATATAGATAttactctctctgtctctggtaGCAACCTTCTTCAGTCTTTCAAGGAG TCGTTACGGAAAGAGCCTATACAGCGGGAAAAGAAGAttaagatgaaaaagaagaagaagaagaagaagaagaagcagcaccGGAGGAAGAAAAATAGctctgatgaagatgaggatgaagagcagagcagcagtagCTCTAGCAGCAGTAGCTCTAGCAgcagtgatgaggaggaagaggtcgTCCAAAGGCATAAGAAATCAGTGGGTTCTGACTCTGACATGGAGGATGAGGATGCAGTGATGGACCGTCTACCTGAAAACCCCACCCCTCTGCTGGACTTCGCCAACGCTTCACAGgggattctgctgctgctggtgctcaAACAACATCTGAAGAATCTGTATGGCTTCTCCGACAG CAAAATCCAGAAGTATTCTCCAACTGAGTCTGCGAAAGTGTACGACAAGGCAGTGCACAGGAAATCCAAAGTCCACTTCAACCCTCGCCAGACACTGGAATACCTGAAGAGTGATCTAGCCAACGATCTCAGTCATGACACCAAGAGGAACATTGTGAAACAGTATTTGGAT TTCAAGGTACTCATGGAGCACTTGGAtcgtgatgaagaggaggagggggaagccAGTGCCAACGCCAGAAACAAAGCCATTACTTCACTGTTGAAGGGCCCAAAACTCCAGAACCACAATCACAACAATCACACTGCCCCAGTGGAGACAGACGATGAGGAGAGTGACGATGAAGATCAGCCTGCA AGGAAACCAAGGAAAGGCAAGGATTGCGTGGAGGATTCAGGTCACATGAATGAGACGGTGGAGGCCATGGACGTCATCGCCATCTGCCGTCCCAAGTACAAAGACAGACCACAGATTGCCAGGGTCATCCAGAAGACCAAAGCTGGCTACAGTATACATTGGATGACTGGGACTTACTCTGGGCCCTGGGCAGTGGCAAAGAAACGGGACGGTCGCAAAAAGGTGCCTTGGGTCGACACTATCAAGGAGTCGGATATTATTTATAAGAAAATCTCTTTGACAAGCGGACACAAGCTCTCAAACAAAGTGGCACAGACGTTACGGGCGCTGTACGCTGCCAAGGAGGGCAACTGA